One window from the genome of Pyrobaculum ferrireducens encodes:
- the ccsA gene encoding cytochrome c biogenesis protein CcsA, producing MHFTGAVFITSLLMYLAYLTSLIKAPRWSRWLLIAATAALTASWALYTYSFLAQDFSLAEVARNTNLGMPWWLRLAASWASTGSSLLLFTFFIGLYILAAHLASAPRVGLSAATAVLLVVGASVFLYGTFDTLSEATIGGGLNPLLKSFWVAVHPPLVFLGYAGVLVTSLSLAAAESQKLKRLMYVALASLFAGLVVGGYWSYVTFGWGGYWAWDPVETAQLMVFVAATASLHVPSSLGQLRRASYLLAASGVFLALFVTRTGMSPLHGFASPGAGGYLLLAAALLFLFAFIRDVLTAKFTHWASWGRTVTFLVIFAAGLLLYGSLLVPAIGVAAGVNTSPPQMDDGMWFYNPALYVLVFTTLVLAPLIYLERGGRLLVIYLAAGLAASGLAVALVLAGVLVISLKSHVLTNVAVAAALAWSVPAGVVIAYSAFKAGGRSAALTRVLHLALLIFFVAVVYSLPFAYNRAYFLDVYITPEATAKVAGFEVSVVNYSLGLMEERLDIYTVYRGNAVYSYAQAGLASVTGLLSQIKPMIDEAARRVERSPVLGFLFRGVETPLSIGDVVITLVNSTKVVLRNASLAPYVAHTGGGFALMLSIHGESNISIVNQTVLEVEPTLLRVENVEINISGVVVAQGGGGYVVLIPMSAQISAPGAAAKLPMLLDMNLTLYYMAFRPGTPIYGLLYLPFYNLLSDARFGRVFSQDFPKAVSSGAYSKATLSIDGRRVDAVVRYEVSGEVSGVHGLVSTVVTIPRGLGDVYIVVFTPYVKGSLSYYPEPMIYYIHNILRSMPPVDALRVAAVLITGFFLDQLGRASPETFPTLYTNAYLEVLTLAYKYDPRQSPIYTEGLHITVKEVPAVNLLWASSIAAAALLIILAFVRR from the coding sequence ATGCATTTCACAGGTGCCGTGTTTATAACATCTCTCCTTATGTATCTAGCCTATTTAACATCGCTTATCAAGGCGCCGCGTTGGTCCCGGTGGTTGTTAATAGCCGCAACTGCGGCGCTTACGGCATCTTGGGCTTTGTACACTTACTCATTCCTCGCCCAAGATTTCTCACTGGCGGAGGTGGCGAGGAATACAAATCTCGGGATGCCTTGGTGGCTGAGGCTCGCGGCGTCTTGGGCCAGCACGGGATCGAGCCTCCTGCTGTTCACATTTTTCATAGGGCTGTACATCTTGGCCGCCCACCTTGCCTCGGCTCCCCGGGTTGGGCTTTCGGCGGCCACCGCGGTGCTCCTAGTCGTGGGCGCCAGCGTCTTTCTCTACGGCACCTTTGACACCTTGAGCGAAGCTACTATAGGCGGGGGGCTGAACCCCTTGTTGAAAAGCTTCTGGGTGGCGGTCCACCCGCCTCTTGTCTTTTTGGGATACGCCGGCGTCTTGGTTACATCGCTGTCGCTGGCGGCGGCTGAGTCGCAGAAGTTAAAAAGGTTAATGTATGTGGCGCTGGCCTCTCTCTTTGCAGGGCTTGTAGTTGGGGGCTACTGGAGCTACGTAACTTTTGGATGGGGCGGGTACTGGGCCTGGGATCCGGTGGAGACGGCCCAGCTGATGGTATTTGTAGCGGCCACCGCATCGCTCCACGTGCCTTCGTCGCTGGGCCAATTGAGGCGCGCCTCCTACCTCTTAGCAGCGAGCGGCGTCTTCCTAGCCCTCTTCGTGACTAGGACTGGCATGAGCCCTCTACACGGCTTCGCCTCGCCGGGCGCCGGCGGCTACCTCTTGCTGGCCGCCGCACTTCTCTTCCTCTTCGCTTTTATCCGCGATGTTTTGACCGCCAAGTTTACACACTGGGCCAGCTGGGGTAGGACCGTCACGTTTCTTGTGATATTCGCCGCTGGCCTCCTTCTCTACGGCTCTTTGCTGGTGCCAGCGATAGGCGTGGCGGCTGGCGTAAACACATCGCCTCCGCAGATGGACGACGGAATGTGGTTCTACAACCCGGCGCTCTACGTCTTGGTATTCACAACACTTGTCCTGGCTCCTCTGATCTACCTGGAGCGGGGCGGCCGCCTTCTTGTAATATACCTCGCCGCAGGCCTAGCCGCCAGCGGCCTCGCCGTCGCCTTAGTACTCGCCGGCGTCTTAGTAATCTCCCTAAAGTCTCATGTACTTACAAACGTCGCCGTCGCCGCGGCGTTGGCGTGGTCAGTCCCGGCGGGTGTAGTCATAGCATACTCAGCATTCAAGGCGGGGGGCAGATCAGCCGCTCTCACGAGAGTACTGCACCTAGCCCTTTTGATCTTCTTCGTGGCTGTGGTGTACAGCTTGCCTTTCGCCTACAATAGGGCCTATTTTCTAGATGTCTATATCACGCCCGAGGCCACCGCCAAGGTGGCGGGCTTCGAGGTTAGTGTGGTTAACTACAGCCTTGGCTTAATGGAGGAGCGCCTTGATATATACACGGTTTACCGCGGCAACGCTGTTTACAGCTACGCCCAGGCTGGCCTGGCGTCCGTCACGGGCCTTCTGTCTCAGATAAAGCCGATGATCGACGAGGCGGCTAGGCGCGTGGAGAGGAGCCCCGTGCTGGGCTTCTTATTCAGAGGGGTGGAGACGCCGCTGTCCATCGGCGACGTCGTGATAACGCTGGTTAACTCCACCAAGGTTGTGTTGAGAAACGCATCGCTTGCCCCGTACGTGGCGCATACGGGGGGCGGCTTCGCCTTGATGCTCTCCATACACGGCGAGTCCAACATCTCTATTGTAAACCAGACTGTGCTGGAGGTAGAGCCGACATTACTTAGAGTTGAAAATGTCGAGATCAACATCTCCGGCGTCGTGGTGGCTCAAGGCGGCGGTGGATATGTTGTTTTAATACCGATGTCTGCGCAGATATCCGCGCCGGGCGCCGCGGCGAAGTTGCCGATGTTGCTAGACATGAATCTGACTCTGTACTACATGGCGTTTAGGCCGGGGACGCCGATATACGGCCTGCTGTACCTACCGTTCTACAACTTGCTAAGCGACGCGAGGTTTGGGCGCGTATTTTCCCAAGACTTCCCCAAGGCCGTGTCCTCGGGCGCATATTCCAAAGCAACTCTGTCTATAGACGGGAGGCGTGTAGACGCCGTTGTGAGGTACGAAGTCAGCGGAGAGGTGAGCGGAGTACACGGACTCGTCTCGACGGTTGTGACCATTCCCAGAGGCCTGGGAGATGTGTACATCGTCGTATTTACGCCTTATGTTAAGGGCTCGCTTTCCTACTACCCAGAGCCTATGATTTACTACATACACAACATCCTAAGGTCTATGCCGCCTGTAGACGCCCTACGTGTCGCCGCGGTGTTGATCACCGGATTCTTCCTAGACCAGCTGGGCAGAGCTTCGCCAGAGACCTTCCCCACCCTCTACACAAACGCCTACCTTGAAGTGCTCACACTGGCCTATAAATACGACCCCAGGCAGTCGCCTATATACACCGAGGGTCTACATATCACTGTTAAGGAGGTGCCCGCCGTAAACCTCCTGTGGGCGTCCTCCATAGCCGCGGCGGCTTTGCTCATAATACTGGCCTTTGTGAGGAGGTGA